A region of the Methylobacterium nodulans ORS 2060 genome:
GGCTGCTGACCGACAACGGATCGAGCTACGTCGCCGGTGACTTGGCCCCATGGCTCGGCAGTCGCGGCATGCCCCACATCCGCGGGGCCCCGCGCCATCCTCAGACCCAGGGCAAGATCGAGCGCTGGCATCAGACGCTCAAGAACCGCATTCTGCTCGAACACGCCTACCTGCCCAGCGAACTGGAGGCGCGGGTCGCTGCCTTCGTCGAGCACTACAATCACGTCCGGGCTCACGAAAGCCTCGGCAACCTCACGCCGGCCGACGTCTACTTCGGCCGCGGCGAGGCGATCCTGCGCGAGCGGGCGCGCATCAAACGCCAGACCCTCACCGATCGCCGCTTGCGCCACCACGCGCAGGCTGCCTAACTTCTCAACCCAGATGGACCAGAGCCTCCGCTCCTGAGCGTCGCAAACCGTCTCAAATCATCTGACGACGGACAAACGAGAGGAATTCATGCTGGGAACGCGGCGTAGGGCATCAGGACAAGCGCAGTCTTGACGTCGGACGGGTTCATGGCTGCTGCGTGAACGGCGACCAGTGCATCGCTGGCTGTGACCGCGCCGAGCCGGACCTGCTCGATGGGCGGCCTCAGGCATCTCGCCTCCGAGACCTTCTCGATGGGTTGCACCGTAATAATATCATTGCCTTGCGTCGAAGTCGGTGGGGACTGATGCGTCACGCCTGTCATCTCATCGGCCTCGCTTCGAGGCGGCATACGAGGCCAGGCTGGCGTCACACCCCGGCCCAGTATCGGACTGAGCGATGCATAAATATGAAGGCTCTCCAGATCCCTTAAAGCTCTTTGCCTGCCAGGTGAGCAGTTTCAGTCCCGAGCGCATCCTATCAACTCTACAGCAATCCGGCTCTCTTTCGACCCAACCCATTGCCCGGTACGCCTGAATATGCGGAAGCCACGTCGTGCCAGAACCGCTTCGTTCCGCCAGACAGCGACGAACGATGAGAGCGGTGACCTCTCCTCGCCCCTGGCGAACAGCCCGGGCTTCCTGCTGAGACTCGCCCAGCTACGAACCTTCGACGAGTTCTATCGAAGCTTCGCAGGCCTTGGCGTCACGCCCGCCGGGTTCTCCGTCCTCGCTCTCATCGCTGCTAATCCGGGCGTGCGCCCGGGCACTATCGGCGAGGAGTTGCGGATGAAGCCGTCGAACGTCGCCGCGCTCGTGAACATGCTCGCCGCTGCAGGGTACGTGCAGCGGAAGACCGACGCATCGGAAATGCGCGCCAGTCTGCTCCACATCACCGAGGCAGGCGCCGAGGCTTGGCGGGAAATGGAGCAGATCCACCGGGAGACCGATGCACGCTTGATGGAGCATCTTACCTCCACGGAACGTGAGTGGTTTGTGGCCTTGCTGCGCAAGTTCCTGCGGCGCTGACTGTTCCTGCTCTGGTATTCGCGAACGACTCTTCACTCAAGCTGGGCCCTGAAGGCGGTTGCACTTGCGCGGGTTGGCTCCAAGATTTATGGATCGTCCATAAATAGACCTGACTGATTCGGTCGGGAGGAACACATGAGCGCTGAGGGAGCAGTCAGCTACGAACTGCGTGAGCGCGTAGCCTGGATCGGCCTCAACCGGCCGCTCAAGCGCAATGCCATCAACGACGCGCTGCTCTCTGAGCTTGAGGCCGCCGTGCGCCGTGCGCAGCACGACGCCCGCGCGCTGGTGGTGTTCGGCCACGGCCCGTGCTTCTGCGCCGGACTCGACTTGGCCGAGCACCGCGCCCGTGAGGCGGCGGAGGTGTTCCATCATTCGCGCTCCTGGCATGCAGCCTTCTCGGTCCTCCGCCGCGGCCGAATCCCGGCGATCGCGGCGCTGCATGGCGCGACGGTCGGCGGCGGGCTGGAATTGGCCGCCGCCTGTCACCTGCGGGTGGCCGACCCTTCGGTCTTCTTCGCCCTGCCGGAGGGGCAGCGCGGCATCTACGTGGGCGGCGGCGCCTCAGTGCATGTCGCCCGCCTGCTCGGCGCCTCACGCATGATGGACATGATGCTCACCGGCCGGGTTCTGGACGCAGCGGCGGCCGAGCGCGCCGGCCTGGTCAACTACTTGGTTGAAGCTGGCGCGGCCCAGGACAAGGCGGGCGAACTCGCCGCCAAGGTGGCCGCGATGGCGCCGCTCACCGTGCTCGGCGTTCTACAAGCGCTGCCGCGCATCCAGGACATGGCGGAGGAGGACGGGCTGTTCGTCGAAAGCATGATGGCAGCGCTTGCCCAGACCGGCCCGGAGGCCGCCGCGCGCCTGGCCGATTTCGTGGAGAAGCGCGGCGCCAAGGTGACTGGACCCTCGGAGACCTAACGGACCCGCATCGCCCGTTTCTGCGGGACGACACGTGCGCCAGGGTTGGCAGGCCATTTCCGGAAGGGCGAGGGAGGAGGGGAGCGTCGTGCAATGAGCGGATCCGCGATCGAGCGCGTGGCCGTCATCGGCACAGGGGTCATCGGGGCGAGCTGGGCCACCGCCTTCCTGGCCCGGGGCCTCGACGTGACAGCAACCGATCCGGCGCCCGGCGCCGAGGCGAACTTACGCGCCACGGTGCGGGCGCACTGGC
Encoded here:
- a CDS encoding crotonase/enoyl-CoA hydratase family protein, yielding MSAEGAVSYELRERVAWIGLNRPLKRNAINDALLSELEAAVRRAQHDARALVVFGHGPCFCAGLDLAEHRAREAAEVFHHSRSWHAAFSVLRRGRIPAIAALHGATVGGGLELAAACHLRVADPSVFFALPEGQRGIYVGGGASVHVARLLGASRMMDMMLTGRVLDAAAAERAGLVNYLVEAGAAQDKAGELAAKVAAMAPLTVLGVLQALPRIQDMAEEDGLFVESMMAALAQTGPEAAARLADFVEKRGAKVTGPSET
- a CDS encoding MarR family winged helix-turn-helix transcriptional regulator, which translates into the protein MRKPRRARTASFRQTATNDESGDLSSPLANSPGFLLRLAQLRTFDEFYRSFAGLGVTPAGFSVLALIAANPGVRPGTIGEELRMKPSNVAALVNMLAAAGYVQRKTDASEMRASLLHITEAGAEAWREMEQIHRETDARLMEHLTSTEREWFVALLRKFLRR